Proteins encoded by one window of Perca fluviatilis chromosome 13, GENO_Pfluv_1.0, whole genome shotgun sequence:
- the smim12 gene encoding small integral membrane protein 12, translated as MWPLVWTAVRTYAPYVTFPVAFVVGAVGYHLEWFIRGTPKPREEKSILELREDRKLQEQEGMDSTQVLSLKEKLEFTPRAALNRNRPEKS; from the coding sequence ATGTGGCCTCTAGTTTGGACGGCGGTACGGACCTATGCCCCTTATGTGACCTTCCCTGTTGCCTTTGTGGTGGGGGCAGTGGGCTACCACCTGGAGTGGTTTATCAGGGGGACCCCTAAACCTCGAGAGGAGAAGAGCATCCTGGAACTGAGGGAGGACAGGAAGCTGCAGGAACAAGAGGGCATGGACAGCACCCAGGTGCTTAGCCTGAAAGAGAAACTGGAGTTCACACCTAGAGCAGCTCTGAACAGGAACAGACCGGAAAAGAGCTAA
- the gja4 gene encoding gap junction protein alpha 4: MSRADWSFLEHLLEEGQEYSTGVGRVWLTVLFLFRMLILGTAAESAWDDEQADFVCNTRQPGCTAVCYDKAFPISHFRYFVLQVIFVSTPTIFYFGYVALRAGKDKKKEEDEKEAEQGVSGGKRDNNNVTEDNAEEKEKQEGGGKGRKADKAPLEAPKLKGRLLCAYVFSILLKVLLEVGFILGLWFLYDGFFIAAKFECTVFPCPHTVDCFVSRPTEKTIFTIYTQVIAAISLLLNLVELLHLLQLAVSHRLEKRYRAQRQGYLPRSEQLPARQEAPELQTDASQSYKAGGHVNLPVQGEAVCYPNPCESYGDLAIEVNWGPGEAGTDLLPSYVNCMGAMKTTHSPRVHYKKHAQHTGKNTKVTHKGHSKQKHYV; the protein is encoded by the coding sequence ATGTCCAGAGCTGACTGGTCCTTTCTTGAGCACCTGCTGGAGGAGGGTCAGGAGTATTCGACAGGTGTTGGCCGCGTCTGGCTTACCGTGCTCTTCCTGTTTCGCATGCTGATACTGGGAACGGCCGCCGAATCTGCCTGGGATGACGAGCAAGCGGACTTTGTCTGCAACACGCGACAACCTGGCTGCACTGCCGTGTGCTACGACAAAGCCTTCCCCATCTCCCACTTTCGCTACTTTGTCCTCCAAGTCATCTTCGTCTCCACGCCGACGATCTTCTACTTTGGCTATGTGGCTTTAAGGGCTGGAAAGGACAAGaaaaaagaggaggatgagaagGAGGCGGAACAAGGTGTTAGCGGAGGTAAGAGGGACAATAACAACGTGACTGAAGATAATGCagaagagaaggagaaacaAGAGGGCGGTGGTAAAGGTAGAAAAGCTGACAAGGCTCCTCTTGAGGCTCCTAAACTGAAAGGCAGGTTGCTGTGTGCGTATGTATTCAGCATCCTGTTAAAAGTCCTCCTAGAAGTTGGCTTCATCCTAGGGCTGTGGTTCCTTTACGATGGCTTCTTCATCGCAGCAAAGTTTGAGTGCACGGTGTTCCCTTGCCCTCACACCGTGGACTGCTTTGTCTCTCGACCCACGGAGAAGACCATCTTCACCATCTACACTCAGGTGATCGCTGCCATCTCCCTGCTCCTCAACCTCGTCGAGCTGCTCCACCTCCTTCAGCTTGCCGTCTCCCATCGGCTGGAGAAACGCTACCGCGCCCAGCGACAAGGCTACCTACCTCGGTCAGAGCAGCTACCGGCCCGACAGGAGGCTCCAGAACTCCAAACGGATGCGTCGCAGTCTTACAAAGCAGGGGGCCATGTTAACCTCCCTGTGCAGGGTGAGGCTGTGTGCTACCCCAACCCCTGTGAGAGCTACGGGGATCTGGCGATAGAAGTGAACTGGGGACCTGGGGAGGCTGGGACTGACCTGCTTCCCAGTTATGTGAACTGCATGGGGGCTATGAAGACAACCCATTCCCCTAGAGTCCATTATAAGAAACACGCACAGCACACTGGGAAGAACACAAAGGTTACCCATAAgggacactcaaagcagaagcATTATGTATGA